One Microbacterium marinum genomic window carries:
- a CDS encoding DUF58 domain-containing protein → MSFHTESRLSRTSASTGFARTRYGGTARSTTVLAVRGVQSWRRVRAVAAQTLTWIVETVTPAGWVAFGVALVGLGVGLALGLLEFAVAGGAALLLLVFSVPFLFSARAYDVRLLLDHDRVVAGTPVEGELVVTNIGRTAALPGRVDVPVGDGLVDVHIPLLRPRHDFREHVVIPTARRGVVTVGPARTVRGDPLGILTREATWEDTHTLYVHPVTTALRSTAAGFIRDLEGTASRTIVDADFSFHALRPYVPGDSPRQIHWKSTAKTGDLMVRQYEETRRSRMVIALSLGEDEYADDDEFELAVSAAASIGVRGIRDGRDVDVVVGGEVPEFARRAVRTARELHTISSRTLLDDLSGVDLSQRVSPLRDVASLAAESHPDVSIAFLICGSTLTPAQLQTAALAFGSDVAVAALVCAPTAEPGIRRLGSMTVISIGLLDDLRHLLAKGAQT, encoded by the coding sequence GTGAGCTTCCACACCGAATCGCGCCTGAGCCGGACCTCCGCGTCCACCGGCTTCGCGCGCACCCGCTACGGCGGCACCGCGAGGTCGACGACCGTCCTCGCGGTGCGAGGTGTGCAGTCCTGGCGGCGCGTGCGGGCGGTCGCTGCCCAAACCCTCACCTGGATCGTCGAGACGGTCACCCCTGCCGGGTGGGTCGCCTTCGGTGTGGCCCTGGTGGGTCTCGGGGTCGGGCTCGCGCTCGGCCTGCTCGAATTCGCCGTGGCCGGCGGGGCAGCGCTCCTCCTGCTCGTGTTCTCGGTGCCGTTCCTCTTCAGCGCGCGCGCATACGACGTGCGGCTGCTCCTCGACCATGACCGCGTCGTGGCGGGGACGCCCGTCGAAGGCGAACTGGTGGTCACCAACATCGGTCGCACCGCCGCTCTGCCCGGCCGCGTCGATGTGCCGGTCGGCGACGGCCTCGTCGACGTCCACATCCCGCTCCTGCGTCCGCGACACGACTTCCGCGAGCACGTCGTGATCCCGACGGCCCGGCGCGGTGTCGTCACCGTCGGCCCCGCCCGCACCGTGCGCGGCGACCCCCTCGGCATCCTCACCCGCGAAGCCACCTGGGAAGACACGCACACCCTCTACGTGCACCCGGTCACCACGGCCCTCCGCAGCACGGCAGCGGGATTCATCCGCGACCTCGAGGGCACGGCATCCCGCACGATCGTCGACGCCGACTTCTCGTTCCACGCCCTGCGCCCCTACGTCCCCGGCGACTCCCCCCGCCAGATCCACTGGAAGTCGACGGCGAAGACCGGCGACCTCATGGTGCGCCAGTACGAGGAGACCCGCCGCTCCCGCATGGTGATCGCGCTGTCCCTCGGTGAAGACGAGTACGCCGACGACGACGAGTTCGAGCTGGCCGTGAGCGCCGCGGCATCCATCGGCGTCCGCGGCATCCGCGACGGGCGCGACGTCGACGTCGTCGTCGGCGGCGAGGTGCCCGAGTTCGCGCGGCGGGCCGTACGCACCGCGCGCGAGCTCCACACCATCTCCTCGCGCACGCTCCTCGACGACCTCTCGGGCGTCGACCTCTCCCAACGGGTGAGCCCGCTGCGCGACGTCGCATCGCTGGCAGCCGAGAGCCACCCCGACGTGTCGATCGCCTTCCTCATCTGCGGCTCGACGCTGACCCCGGCCCAGCTTCAGACCGCCGCCCTCGCCTTCGGCTCCGACGTCGCCGTCGCCGCTCTGGTGTGCGCGCCCACCGCCGAACCCGGCATCCGGCGCCTCGGATCGATGACCGTCATCTCCATCGGGCTGCTCGACGACCTCCGCCACCTCCTCGCCAAGGGAGCCCAGACGTGA
- a CDS encoding AAA family ATPase has product MTITQEQSTWFHETFSKLVDNVEQVVLGKRHVIELAFTAMVSEGHLLLEDFPGTGKTSLARAMGQSVQGTSSRIQFTPDLLPGDVTGITVYDQRRGEFEFHQGPIFANVVLADEINRASPKTQSALLEVMEEGHVTVDGVTRPVGIPFLVVATQNPVEQAGTYRLPEAQLDRFLMKASLGYPDHAATVRILEGSSAGRREVEPVITPQGVVSLADIARGAYLNPLVLDYIARIVEATRLATEVRLGVSVRGALALTRASRTWALAHGRTYVTPDDIKALAGPVLAHRLILDPEAEFDGVTPGAVIGQVLLDVVPPSQKEQGLHDSRAKESA; this is encoded by the coding sequence ATGACGATCACCCAGGAGCAGAGCACCTGGTTCCATGAGACGTTCAGCAAGCTCGTCGACAACGTCGAGCAGGTCGTCCTGGGCAAGCGGCACGTGATCGAGCTCGCCTTCACGGCGATGGTCTCGGAGGGGCACCTGCTCCTCGAGGACTTCCCGGGAACCGGCAAGACCTCCCTCGCCCGCGCGATGGGGCAGTCCGTGCAGGGAACGAGCTCCCGCATCCAGTTCACGCCCGATCTCCTCCCGGGCGATGTCACCGGCATCACCGTCTACGACCAGCGTCGCGGCGAGTTCGAGTTCCACCAGGGACCGATCTTCGCGAACGTCGTGCTCGCCGACGAGATCAACCGCGCCTCCCCGAAGACGCAGTCGGCGCTTCTTGAGGTCATGGAGGAAGGCCACGTCACGGTCGACGGCGTCACCCGCCCCGTCGGCATCCCGTTCCTCGTCGTCGCGACGCAGAACCCCGTCGAGCAGGCCGGCACCTACCGCCTGCCCGAGGCGCAGCTCGACCGCTTCCTGATGAAGGCGAGCCTCGGGTACCCCGACCACGCCGCGACCGTCCGGATCCTGGAAGGGTCCAGCGCGGGGCGCCGCGAGGTCGAGCCCGTCATCACCCCGCAGGGCGTCGTCAGCCTCGCCGACATCGCCCGGGGCGCGTACCTGAACCCGCTGGTGCTGGACTACATCGCCCGCATCGTCGAGGCGACGCGCCTGGCGACCGAGGTCCGCCTCGGCGTCAGCGTGCGCGGCGCGCTCGCCCTCACCCGCGCCTCCCGCACCTGGGCCCTCGCTCACGGGCGCACCTACGTCACGCCCGACGACATCAAGGCCCTCGCCGGCCCCGTCCTGGCGCACCGCCTCATCCTCGACCCCGAGGCCGAGTTCGACGGCGTCACGCCAGGAGCGGTCATCGGCCAGGTCCTCCTCGACGTCGTCCCGCCCAGCCAGAAGGAGCAGGGCCTCCACGATTCCCGCGCGAAAGAGAGTGCGTGA
- a CDS encoding Ig-like domain-containing protein, producing MARSRETRARVRPSTWIGAGAVTAIVGVVTTLAVVWPGFDAQQTPVDDATVWALQNGTGSGYARVNLELNEVDTVKQVENGTQLAQTSDRLFVYSDGGAQFSDVNLATPADLTADAEDVFSSTPPGTIDIVSAGDSLAYRTESGAVYGSTLSSGGSAVPIDPYAGVETAEGEEAPRFAATAVSVDADGVVFAYSAADGLIIRADAETGQVTDQDTAPITPAEAQLSSVAGRWVLFDDATGELAVQDRDDVASVDPVSGALLQRAAVAGDQVYIADPTGVARVGLDAGDGERLLTVDGLGVPAAPTPLADRVHVGWLGDGTSGGSLWSSDAPDETRDLDYAGADIGDSVDPAFVGNGARLALNDRSSGWVWRVPDGELVPSSQEWELEPTAEVEQENDQTNDRVLDPKPPVAVDDAFGVRAGSVALLPVLLNDHDPNEDVLSIDVASFEGVDPAFGTATITGAEQQVAVAVAADATGTARIRYRVTDGTSKAGLLSEVATVTLRVVPDDENSAPEWCGVEGCLAPWPTLTVAPGGTVTADVLKGWVDPEGDPIYLAGTSDAPSVGTVTSSPEGELTYQHPDPNSTEATSVQVGVVVSDAAGATTTQPLTIEVTPAPELTAESFAVAGVVDEPLDISVAPYVSGASGAVALSSLVTLDTARSTATSNPSALSMKFSASEPGSYVVQYGVRDSVGEVTATVRVTMRAAEDAAISTPPLTAFVRPNEDATIDVAAAAANPGGQVLLLEDIRPDSDPQAALSVDLVGQSLLRVSGTTDDGEPGRLGVVRYRLTDGSPNGAATAEGELTVILLPAGSAERPIAVDDVVTVRAGAQVDIPVLENDHAPAGSLISIDPSSVVNETGGGLAFASGRMLRYLAPREAGTYALTYTIYRLGFPEVVDTARVTVTVTGDEENSAPLPRPLVGRVVAGQAVSIPLEKFAVDPDGDTVALDLIVSQPAEGSAAISADGEAIVYTSPEGFSGQVRFSYQVRDDRGATGIADVRVGVIARQSDPSPVTFSDYVQVQAGPDNTVVVRPADNDVDPFGSELELTDVVPNAPEGSDEFDALSDRVASVEEGAVTLNAGEALGTFSYSYTVTNTEGDSAIGLLVVKVVRDPVPDHPIVRDTVLTLENRDDFATGVDVLSGMVAWNAGDPSGLELSLWGDPAGVTSEGWSIAGELPETTRLIPFEVTGEAFDGSEVTSYGFLRVPGTADVRLTLRAGLDPLQVLEEESVDFDVADGVVLPEGETLVLNADEVEAGGARREATCRVVSGTTVRYAAGRGAPWSDSCVVPARLGSQDEFTYLTLQVAVEAETPQPTLRSASLGVRPGETATYDLAKMVQWAGTEDWDAVEYASSYRGDQFEVDATGAQISITAKDDARPGREESIAISLPSHPETEASSLVLTVGPSPSTLPRGGSAVQTCSQSGGTSSCTIEVIGASGEVNPLPGTPLRVVGASGPANCAGVSFAPAGDTAVRASWSSDAEGAAKCTGSFTVQDAQGRQSSGDRNGQVVLDLQGLPANPSRLEWTAFAEDTVTLRVTSDAGSYPAVEGYRITTGGREVATCPASGACSPIAAPVGEKRTYEARAFSSVGTSRGSVEAQAWAYRAPSQPRGSTFDPVPAGNGGGVATIVITGLDDTTGSVRLDGGAAGSATQSVSGGIATFSGYQIGSNEPTALVATPLTQFDLPPIAGGSTEGRSLELRAHGIGAPAVSLDVSQNVDGSIVTARATVTPNGVGDAIIVGFSTGGQTCTPGDQRTGGGGGTVTKEFRDLPLWERVTIRACAKTLDDGEQFGDGAPVSQELTPVGEIDAPQGDATYRIGTNADQFSDGGMAVYRWDDISTPNLRRSLFFDVRYSADNGATYTRDFKSLFTLGVPPGRILAALCNDTYGCGTANAREVTADTRGPSYTAQVRFPDSCNVGEAPQGNVQVLGEATVQAVQTEEQPLSRKYTYGVTWGGGLSVLGTTTHSKTCALPPPEPEPTPEPTPDPTPTGTP from the coding sequence GTGGCGCGCTCCCGGGAGACCCGCGCACGCGTGCGCCCGTCCACGTGGATCGGCGCCGGCGCGGTCACCGCGATCGTCGGCGTCGTCACCACGCTCGCCGTGGTGTGGCCCGGATTCGACGCGCAGCAGACCCCCGTCGACGACGCCACGGTGTGGGCGCTGCAGAACGGCACCGGGAGCGGCTACGCGCGCGTCAACCTCGAGCTGAACGAGGTCGACACCGTCAAGCAGGTCGAGAACGGCACCCAGCTGGCGCAGACCTCCGACCGCCTGTTCGTCTACAGCGACGGCGGTGCACAGTTCTCCGACGTGAACCTCGCGACTCCGGCCGATCTGACGGCCGACGCTGAGGACGTCTTCTCCTCGACCCCTCCCGGGACGATCGACATCGTCTCGGCCGGCGACAGCCTCGCCTACCGCACCGAGAGCGGCGCGGTTTACGGGTCGACCCTCTCCAGCGGCGGGTCGGCCGTGCCGATCGATCCGTACGCGGGCGTCGAGACCGCCGAGGGCGAAGAAGCCCCGCGCTTCGCTGCGACGGCCGTCTCGGTGGACGCCGACGGCGTCGTCTTCGCCTACTCCGCCGCCGACGGCCTCATCATCCGCGCCGATGCCGAAACCGGCCAGGTGACCGACCAGGACACCGCACCGATCACCCCCGCCGAAGCGCAGCTGTCCTCGGTGGCCGGCCGCTGGGTGCTCTTCGACGACGCCACGGGCGAGCTCGCCGTGCAGGACCGCGACGACGTGGCATCCGTCGATCCGGTGTCGGGCGCTCTGCTGCAGCGAGCCGCGGTCGCCGGCGATCAGGTCTACATCGCCGATCCGACCGGTGTGGCCCGGGTGGGGCTGGATGCCGGTGACGGTGAGCGACTGCTGACGGTGGACGGCCTGGGCGTGCCCGCCGCACCGACGCCGCTCGCAGATCGGGTGCACGTGGGGTGGCTCGGCGACGGGACCTCGGGCGGGTCCCTCTGGTCGAGCGACGCCCCTGACGAGACCCGTGACCTCGACTACGCCGGCGCCGACATCGGCGACAGCGTAGACCCCGCCTTCGTCGGGAACGGCGCACGCCTCGCGCTGAACGACCGCAGCTCCGGCTGGGTGTGGCGCGTTCCCGACGGAGAGCTCGTGCCGTCGTCGCAGGAATGGGAGCTCGAGCCGACCGCCGAGGTCGAGCAGGAGAACGACCAGACCAACGACCGTGTGCTCGACCCGAAGCCGCCGGTCGCCGTCGACGATGCCTTCGGCGTCCGTGCCGGCTCCGTCGCGCTCCTTCCGGTGCTCCTCAACGATCACGACCCCAACGAGGACGTCCTCAGCATCGACGTCGCCTCCTTCGAGGGAGTCGATCCCGCCTTCGGCACGGCGACGATCACCGGTGCGGAGCAGCAGGTCGCCGTCGCCGTCGCCGCCGATGCGACGGGCACGGCCCGGATCCGCTACCGCGTCACCGACGGCACCTCCAAGGCGGGGCTCCTTTCCGAGGTCGCGACCGTCACCCTCCGGGTCGTCCCCGACGACGAGAACTCCGCGCCCGAATGGTGCGGTGTCGAGGGATGCCTGGCTCCCTGGCCGACGCTGACCGTCGCGCCCGGGGGCACCGTCACGGCCGACGTCCTGAAGGGATGGGTCGACCCCGAGGGCGACCCGATCTACCTGGCCGGCACGAGCGATGCCCCGAGCGTCGGGACCGTGACGAGCTCGCCCGAGGGCGAGCTGACCTACCAGCACCCCGATCCCAACTCGACGGAGGCCACGAGCGTCCAGGTGGGGGTGGTGGTGTCGGATGCCGCCGGCGCCACGACCACGCAGCCGTTGACGATCGAGGTGACGCCCGCGCCGGAGCTGACGGCGGAGTCGTTCGCGGTGGCGGGAGTCGTCGACGAGCCGCTCGACATCTCCGTCGCACCCTATGTCTCGGGCGCCTCGGGCGCCGTCGCGCTGAGCTCGCTCGTGACCCTCGACACCGCCCGGTCGACGGCGACGTCGAACCCGTCCGCGCTCAGCATGAAGTTCTCCGCGAGCGAGCCGGGCTCGTACGTCGTGCAGTACGGCGTTCGGGATTCCGTCGGCGAGGTCACCGCGACGGTCCGCGTCACGATGCGCGCCGCGGAGGATGCCGCGATCTCGACGCCTCCGCTGACCGCCTTCGTCCGGCCGAACGAAGACGCCACGATCGACGTGGCCGCCGCCGCTGCGAACCCGGGCGGTCAGGTGCTCCTCCTCGAGGACATCCGCCCCGACAGCGACCCGCAGGCCGCGCTCAGCGTCGACCTCGTCGGGCAGAGCCTGCTCCGCGTGAGCGGCACGACCGACGACGGCGAGCCGGGCCGGCTCGGCGTCGTCCGCTACCGCCTCACGGACGGGAGCCCGAACGGCGCCGCAACGGCCGAGGGCGAGCTGACGGTCATCCTCCTCCCGGCCGGGTCTGCCGAACGTCCCATCGCAGTGGACGACGTGGTCACGGTGCGCGCGGGAGCACAGGTCGACATCCCGGTGCTCGAGAACGACCATGCACCGGCGGGCTCGCTGATCTCGATCGATCCGTCGTCGGTCGTGAATGAGACCGGCGGAGGGCTCGCCTTCGCGTCGGGCCGGATGCTGCGCTACCTCGCCCCCCGCGAGGCCGGCACGTACGCCCTCACCTACACGATCTACCGGCTCGGCTTCCCCGAGGTTGTCGACACCGCGCGGGTCACGGTCACCGTCACCGGTGACGAGGAGAACAGCGCACCGCTGCCGCGTCCGCTGGTCGGTCGCGTGGTCGCGGGGCAGGCCGTGTCGATCCCACTCGAGAAGTTCGCGGTCGACCCGGACGGCGACACCGTCGCCCTCGACCTCATCGTCTCGCAGCCAGCCGAGGGGTCGGCCGCGATCTCCGCCGACGGCGAGGCCATCGTCTACACGAGCCCCGAAGGGTTCAGCGGTCAGGTCCGCTTCTCGTACCAGGTGCGCGATGACCGCGGCGCCACCGGCATCGCCGACGTGCGGGTCGGAGTCATCGCCCGGCAGAGCGACCCGAGCCCGGTCACCTTCAGCGACTACGTCCAGGTGCAGGCCGGCCCCGACAACACCGTCGTCGTGCGCCCCGCAGACAACGACGTCGACCCGTTCGGCAGTGAGCTCGAGCTGACCGACGTCGTCCCCAACGCCCCCGAAGGCAGCGACGAGTTCGACGCGCTCTCCGACCGGGTGGCATCCGTCGAGGAGGGTGCTGTCACCCTGAACGCCGGCGAGGCGCTCGGAACGTTCTCCTACAGCTACACGGTGACCAACACGGAGGGCGACAGCGCGATCGGGCTGCTGGTCGTGAAGGTCGTGCGCGACCCCGTGCCCGACCACCCGATCGTTCGCGACACCGTGCTGACGCTCGAGAACCGCGACGACTTCGCAACCGGCGTCGACGTGCTGAGCGGGATGGTGGCGTGGAACGCGGGCGACCCCTCGGGCCTCGAGCTCAGCCTGTGGGGCGACCCCGCCGGGGTCACCTCCGAGGGCTGGAGCATCGCCGGAGAGCTGCCCGAGACGACGCGCCTGATCCCCTTCGAAGTCACGGGCGAGGCTTTCGACGGCTCGGAGGTCACGTCCTACGGGTTTTTGCGCGTGCCGGGCACCGCCGACGTGCGTCTCACGCTGCGCGCGGGCCTCGACCCCCTGCAGGTGCTCGAGGAGGAGTCGGTGGACTTCGACGTCGCGGATGGGGTCGTGCTGCCCGAGGGCGAGACCCTGGTCCTGAACGCCGATGAGGTGGAAGCGGGCGGCGCGCGACGCGAGGCGACGTGCCGGGTCGTCTCGGGGACGACGGTGCGGTACGCGGCCGGCCGCGGTGCCCCCTGGTCGGACTCGTGCGTCGTGCCGGCCCGCCTCGGCAGCCAGGACGAGTTCACGTACCTGACGCTCCAGGTCGCGGTCGAAGCCGAGACGCCGCAGCCGACGCTGCGCAGCGCCTCCCTCGGTGTGCGGCCGGGAGAGACCGCCACGTACGACCTCGCGAAGATGGTCCAGTGGGCGGGCACCGAGGACTGGGATGCCGTCGAGTACGCAAGCTCGTATCGGGGCGATCAGTTCGAGGTGGATGCCACGGGCGCCCAGATCTCGATCACGGCGAAGGACGACGCCCGCCCTGGCCGCGAGGAATCGATCGCGATCAGCCTGCCGAGCCACCCCGAGACCGAGGCCTCGAGCCTGGTGCTGACGGTCGGCCCCTCGCCGTCGACGCTCCCCCGCGGCGGGTCTGCCGTGCAGACCTGTTCGCAGTCGGGAGGCACGTCTTCCTGCACGATCGAGGTCATCGGCGCGTCGGGCGAGGTCAACCCGCTGCCGGGCACCCCGCTGCGCGTGGTCGGCGCGTCGGGACCGGCCAACTGCGCCGGGGTCAGCTTCGCACCCGCCGGCGACACGGCGGTGCGCGCGAGCTGGTCGTCCGACGCTGAAGGCGCCGCGAAGTGCACGGGATCGTTCACGGTGCAGGACGCGCAGGGACGCCAGTCCAGCGGCGATCGCAACGGACAGGTGGTCCTCGACCTGCAGGGCCTCCCCGCCAACCCGAGCCGGCTGGAGTGGACGGCGTTCGCCGAGGACACCGTCACCCTGCGCGTGACCTCGGACGCGGGTTCGTACCCGGCCGTCGAGGGCTACCGCATCACGACGGGCGGCCGCGAGGTGGCGACCTGTCCCGCCTCGGGCGCATGCTCTCCCATCGCTGCTCCGGTCGGCGAGAAGCGGACCTACGAGGCCCGCGCCTTCAGCTCCGTCGGCACGTCCCGCGGCAGCGTCGAGGCGCAGGCGTGGGCCTACCGTGCGCCCTCGCAGCCTCGAGGGTCGACGTTCGACCCGGTCCCCGCCGGCAACGGCGGTGGGGTCGCGACGATCGTGATCACGGGCCTCGATGACACCACCGGAAGCGTCCGCCTCGACGGCGGCGCCGCCGGCAGTGCGACGCAGTCGGTGAGCGGAGGCATCGCCACCTTCTCCGGCTACCAGATCGGCTCGAACGAGCCCACCGCGCTCGTGGCGACACCGCTGACGCAGTTCGACCTGCCGCCCATCGCCGGCGGGTCGACGGAGGGTCGCTCGCTCGAGCTCCGCGCCCACGGCATCGGCGCGCCGGCGGTCAGCCTCGATGTTTCGCAGAACGTCGATGGGTCCATCGTCACGGCACGCGCCACCGTCACGCCGAACGGTGTCGGCGACGCGATCATCGTGGGCTTTTCTACGGGCGGCCAGACCTGCACGCCGGGCGATCAGCGCACGGGAGGCGGCGGAGGTACTGTCACGAAGGAGTTCCGAGACCTGCCCTTGTGGGAGCGAGTAACCATTCGCGCGTGCGCGAAGACGCTCGACGATGGCGAGCAGTTCGGCGACGGCGCTCCGGTCTCCCAGGAGTTGACGCCTGTCGGTGAAATCGACGCGCCGCAGGGCGACGCGACGTACCGCATCGGGACGAACGCTGACCAGTTCAGCGACGGCGGTATGGCCGTCTACCGGTGGGACGACATCTCCACTCCGAACCTCCGCCGGAGCCTCTTCTTCGATGTCCGCTATTCGGCTGATAACGGCGCGACCTACACCCGCGACTTCAAGAGTCTGTTCACGCTCGGCGTTCCGCCGGGAAGGATCCTGGCCGCGCTGTGCAACGACACGTACGGCTGTGGAACGGCGAACGCACGAGAAGTCACTGCGGACACCCGCGGCCCCTCGTACACGGCACAGGTCCGATTCCCTGACAGCTGCAATGTCGGCGAGGCGCCACAAGGGAACGTTCAGGTGCTCGGAGAAGCAACGGTGCAGGCGGTGCAGACGGAGGAGCAGCCACTCTCGCGGAAGTACACCTACGGCGTGACGTGGGGAGGCGGCCTGTCCGTGCTAGGAACCACAACGCACTCCAAGACCTGTGCGCTTCCGCCGCCCGAGCCGGAGCCGACACCCGAGCCGACGCCAGACCCCACGCCGACCGGCACCCCCTGA
- a CDS encoding serine/threonine-protein kinase, whose translation MSSRLPSTPPGLSGFTYVRPLGAGGFADVFLFEQNLPRRPVAVKVLLEDIVDENLLRMFNAEADVMARLSAHPSILTIYEASISADGRPYLVMEYCPTSLTNRYRREVIPVTEVLQLGVKIGSALETAHRAGLLHRDIKPSNILITTFGSPVLSDFGIAAAVESRPGTEEVFAMSVPWSAPEVVDEKVSGSVAAEVWSLGATVYSLLAGRSPFERPGKGQNTREQLKARIRKAAYTPIGRDDVPAQLDAVLARALSRDPAARHPSAAAFAHDLQLIQHQMGVPHTALEVAVDEWAAAGASVDFADDDARGPVRPSVAYESRRPARVREAAQRRPDEGTILAGSEGRSRLSLGAKLGLFIGGGALLVLGGAVTTFLLLGGS comes from the coding sequence GTGTCCAGCAGACTGCCGTCCACACCCCCCGGACTCTCGGGATTCACGTACGTGCGTCCCCTCGGCGCGGGCGGATTCGCCGACGTCTTCCTCTTCGAGCAGAACCTGCCACGGCGCCCCGTCGCCGTGAAGGTCCTCCTCGAGGACATCGTCGACGAGAACCTCCTGCGGATGTTCAACGCGGAAGCCGACGTGATGGCCCGCCTGAGCGCGCACCCCTCGATCCTCACCATCTACGAGGCGTCCATCTCCGCCGATGGGCGCCCGTACCTCGTGATGGAGTACTGCCCGACCTCGCTCACCAACCGGTACCGCCGCGAGGTCATCCCGGTCACCGAAGTCCTGCAGCTGGGCGTCAAGATCGGTTCCGCTCTCGAGACGGCGCACCGCGCCGGCCTCCTGCACCGCGACATCAAGCCCTCCAACATCCTGATCACCACCTTCGGGTCGCCCGTCCTCTCCGACTTCGGCATCGCCGCGGCCGTCGAGAGCCGGCCGGGCACCGAAGAGGTCTTCGCGATGTCGGTGCCGTGGAGTGCTCCCGAGGTCGTCGACGAGAAGGTGTCGGGTTCGGTCGCGGCGGAGGTCTGGAGCCTCGGCGCGACCGTCTACTCGCTCCTCGCCGGGCGGAGCCCGTTCGAACGTCCCGGCAAGGGTCAGAACACCCGCGAGCAGCTGAAGGCGCGTATCCGGAAGGCCGCTTACACCCCGATCGGCCGCGACGACGTGCCCGCGCAGCTCGATGCCGTTCTCGCGCGTGCGCTCAGCCGGGACCCGGCCGCGCGGCATCCTTCCGCTGCGGCGTTCGCACACGACCTGCAGCTCATCCAGCATCAGATGGGCGTGCCGCACACGGCCCTCGAGGTCGCCGTCGACGAGTGGGCGGCCGCCGGCGCGAGCGTCGACTTCGCCGACGACGACGCCCGCGGGCCGGTGCGCCCCTCGGTCGCCTACGAGTCCCGGCGCCCCGCCCGCGTCCGCGAGGCCGCGCAGCGCCGGCCCGACGAGGGGACGATCCTCGCCGGGAGCGAAGGCCGATCCCGGCTGAGCCTGGGCGCGAAGCTCGGACTGTTCATCGGCGGAGGCGCCCTCCTCGTCCTGGGCGGCGCCGTGACCACCTTCCTCCTCCTGGGCGGGAGCTGA
- a CDS encoding FHA domain-containing protein gives MFRYPTPPRPTEAGYAIAGDRFAILLAGPAAEGLVSSVWDAAAADSSLLEDVLSVIVTAGIHALPDFAVVEFAGTSPETLRVAARGEVTIETDAGAVIDGRDARTWTETSLSAVTGFRLVHVGAPEGIGLLPVGLGVARADELAWGRPAAPVSPRATAPAHAAVPPEAPAPAEAPAPAQTPPVAARPAAGSTPAPTPAPPAPSLPDETDVLETLSIDRSLFARPLDDENLELPAFLSDDTGDIELPDDRTLLGGRRATPAPTPAVTYVFAVDPGRELPLDRPVVLGRGPRPARHPGARIEAVPSPAKEISGAHLEVRLDGEHLIARDLDSTNGTIVRPQDSQPLLLRGGATLRVPVGTRFDLGDGVTAVFQIAT, from the coding sequence GTGTTCCGCTATCCGACTCCGCCGCGCCCGACCGAGGCGGGGTACGCGATCGCGGGCGATCGTTTCGCGATCCTGCTGGCCGGTCCCGCCGCCGAGGGCCTCGTCTCCTCCGTGTGGGATGCCGCCGCCGCGGACTCCTCGCTCCTCGAAGACGTCCTCAGCGTCATCGTCACCGCAGGCATCCACGCCCTCCCCGACTTCGCCGTGGTCGAGTTCGCGGGGACGTCGCCCGAGACGCTCCGGGTGGCCGCCCGCGGTGAGGTGACGATCGAGACGGACGCGGGCGCCGTGATCGACGGCCGTGACGCCCGCACCTGGACCGAGACCTCCCTGTCCGCCGTCACCGGATTCCGCCTGGTCCACGTCGGCGCACCCGAGGGCATCGGCCTCCTCCCCGTCGGGCTCGGTGTCGCCCGTGCCGACGAGCTCGCGTGGGGACGCCCGGCAGCACCGGTGTCGCCGCGCGCCACGGCACCGGCGCACGCAGCCGTCCCGCCGGAAGCGCCCGCCCCTGCGGAAGCGCCCGCTCCCGCCCAGACGCCGCCCGTCGCCGCACGGCCCGCGGCCGGATCGACGCCTGCCCCGACCCCGGCTCCCCCGGCACCGTCGCTGCCCGATGAGACCGACGTCCTCGAGACGCTGTCGATCGACCGGAGCCTGTTCGCTCGCCCCCTCGATGACGAGAACCTCGAGCTCCCCGCCTTCCTCAGCGACGACACCGGCGACATCGAGCTCCCCGACGACCGCACCCTGCTCGGCGGCCGACGCGCGACGCCCGCGCCGACACCCGCCGTGACGTACGTCTTCGCGGTGGACCCGGGGCGCGAGCTCCCGCTCGACCGCCCGGTCGTGCTGGGCCGCGGGCCGCGACCCGCGCGGCATCCGGGCGCACGGATCGAGGCCGTGCCCTCCCCCGCGAAGGAGATCTCCGGCGCACACCTGGAGGTGCGCCTCGACGGCGAGCACCTCATCGCGCGCGATCTCGACTCGACCAACGGGACGATCGTGCGCCCGCAGGACAGCCAGCCGCTCCTGCTCCGCGGCGGCGCGACGCTGCGGGTGCCGGTGGGGACCCGGTTCGATCTCGGAGACGGCGTCACCGCTGTCTTCCAGATAGCAACGTGA